Genomic window (Candidatus Caldatribacterium sp.):
ACTCGGCGGTGTCGCTCACCACCTGGCGCATGTGGGCAAGCCCCCCCTCGTACACGAGGTCCACGATGAGCTTCATCTCGTGGAGGCACTCAAAGTACGCCACCTCCGGCTGGTACCCTGCCTCAACCAGGGTTTCAAATCCGGCTTTGATGAGAGCCGTGAGCCCTCCGCAGAGCACCGCCTGTTCCCCGAAGAGATCGGTCTCCGTCTCCTCGGCAAAGGTGGTTTCCAAAACCCCAGCTCTTGTGGCGCCGATGCCCTTAGCGTACGCAAGGGCAATGTCTTTTGCCTTCCCGGTGGCATCCTGGTACACGGCTACAAGGGCAGGAACCCCTTTCCCCTCAAGGTACATCCGCCGGACAAGGTCTCCCGGACCCTTCGGGGCAACCATGAGGACATCGACATCCGAAGGCGGAATGATCTGGTGGTAGTGGATGTTGAATCCGTGGGAGAACATGAGGGCCTTTCCCTTCGTGAGGTGCGGGGCGATGGACTCCCGGTAAATGGCTGGCTGGTACTGATCAGGGGCAAGCATCTGGATGATGTCGCCTTTCTGTGCCGCCTCTTTGGCGCTCACCGGTCGGAAACCCGCTTTCTCGGCCCGCTCAAAACCCGGGGTTCCGGGGAGCTCAGCCACAATCACCTCAAGACCGCTGTCCCGGAGGTTCTGTGCCTGGGCGCTTCCCTGGCTCCCAAAACCTATGATGGCAATAACCTTCCCCTTGAGGATGTCGAGGTTCGCGTCCTGGTCGTAGTAAATCTTCGCCATGGCTCATCCTCCTTTTCTAAAGAGATTGACTTCCCCGCGCCAGGGCGATCCTCCCTGTGCGAGTCATCTCAATGATACCGTACTTTCGGAGCAATTGCTCCAGGGCATCGATTTTGTCCGGAGTCCCTGTAACCTCGATGATAAGGCTTTCCTCATCGACATCCACGATGCGGGCCCGGAAGATTTCCGCGGTCTGGGCAATTTCCCCCCGGAGGTTCGAAGGGGCATGGACCTTGATGAGGGCAAGCTCCCGATCAACCACCGGGGTATTGGCGAAATCGCTCACCTTGATAACCTCGATGAGTTTATAGAGCTGCTTTGTGATTTGCTCGAGGATGTGTTCGTTTCCTGTGACCACCAAGGTGATTCGGGAAATGTTTGGGTCCTGGGTTGGACCGACGGCAAGGCTCTCGATGTTGTAGCCTCTCCGGGCAAAGAGGGACGCCACCCGGGCGAGGACCCGGGGTTTGTTCTCCACGAGGACCGCAATGATATGCTCCATGGGCTCACCTCCCCTCACTCGAGAATCATCTCGTCCA
Coding sequences:
- the ilvC gene encoding ketol-acid reductoisomerase, yielding MAKIYYDQDANLDILKGKVIAIIGFGSQGSAQAQNLRDSGLEVIVAELPGTPGFERAEKAGFRPVSAKEAAQKGDIIQMLAPDQYQPAIYRESIAPHLTKGKALMFSHGFNIHYHQIIPPSDVDVLMVAPKGPGDLVRRMYLEGKGVPALVAVYQDATGKAKDIALAYAKGIGATRAGVLETTFAEETETDLFGEQAVLCGGLTALIKAGFETLVEAGYQPEVAYFECLHEMKLIVDLVYEGGLAHMRQVVSDTAEYGDLTRGPRIINDQVKAEMKKILAEIQDGTFAREWILENQANRPVYNALRKKDAEHLIEKVGKTLRSMMPWLKKEG
- the ilvN gene encoding acetolactate synthase small subunit gives rise to the protein MEHIIAVLVENKPRVLARVASLFARRGYNIESLAVGPTQDPNISRITLVVTGNEHILEQITKQLYKLIEVIKVSDFANTPVVDRELALIKVHAPSNLRGEIAQTAEIFRARIVDVDEESLIIEVTGTPDKIDALEQLLRKYGIIEMTRTGRIALARGSQSL